One Anser cygnoides isolate HZ-2024a breed goose chromosome 4, Taihu_goose_T2T_genome, whole genome shotgun sequence genomic region harbors:
- the LOC136790812 gene encoding uncharacterized protein — translation MHIPNYSLIVNPLYQVTRKKNAFEWGPEQRQAFEQIKQEIVHAVALGPVRTGPDVKNVLYTAAGENGPTWSLWQKEPGETRGRPLGFWSRGYRGSEARYTPTEKEILAAYEGVRSASEVVGTEAQLLLAPRLPVLGWMFKGRVPSTHHATDATWSKWVALITQRARIGNPSRPGILEVIMDWPEGKYFGISPEEEVVRAEEAPLYNKLPENEKKYALFTDGSCRIVGKHRRWKAAVWSPTRRVAEAAEGEGESSQFAEVKAIQLALDIAEREKWPVLYLYTDSWMVANALWGWLQQWKQNNWQRRGKPIWAAALWQDIAARVENLVVKVRHVDAHVPKNRATEEHQNNQQVDQAAKIEVAQVDLDWQHKGELFIARWAHDTSGHQGRDATYRWARDRGVDLTMDTIAQVIHDCETCAAIKQAKRSKPLWYGGRWLKYKYGEAWQIDYITLPQTRNGKRHVLTMVEATTGWLETYPVPHATARNTILGLEKQVLWRHGTPERIESDNGTHFRNNLIDTWAKEHGIEWVYHIPYHAPASGKVERYNGLLKTTLKAMGAGTFKNWDTHLAKATWLVNTRGSANRAGPAQSNLLRTVEGDKVPVVHVRNMLGKTVWATPASGKGKPIRGIAFAQGPGCTWWVMQKNGEVRCVPQGDLILGENSP, via the coding sequence atgcatattccaaattacagtctgattgtaaacccgctctaccaagtaacccgtaagaagaatgcttttgaatggggccctgagcaacgacaagcctttgaacaaattaagcaggaaatagttcatgcagtagccctcgggccagtccgaacaggaccagatgtaaagaatgtgctctacaccgcagccggagagaatggtcccacctggagcctctggcagaaagaacctggggaaactcgaggtcgacccctggggttttggagtcggggatacagaggatctgaagcccgctatactccaactgaaaaggagatattggcagcatatgaaggagttcgatctgcttcggaagtggtcggtactgaagcgcagctcctcctggcaccccgactgccggtactaggctggatgttcaaaggaagggtcccctctacgcatcatgcaactgatgctacatggagcaagtgggttgcactgattactcagcgggctcgaataggaaaccccagtcgcccaggaatcttggaggtgattatggactggccagaaggcaaatactttgggatatcaccagaggaggaggtggttcgtgctgaagaagcccccctgtacaacaagctaccggaaaatgagaagaaatatgccttgttcactgacgggtcctgtcgtattgtgggaaagcatcggagatggaaagctgctgtatggagtcctacacgacgagttgcagaagctgctgagggagaaggtgaatcgagtcagtttgcagaagtaaaagccattcagctggctttagatattgctgaacgagaaaagtggccagttctctatctctatactgattcatggatggtagcaaatgccctgtgggggtggttacagcaatggaagcagaacaactggcagcgcaggggcaagcccatctgggctgcggcattgtggcaagatattgctgcccgggtagagaacctagttgtaaaggtacgccatgtagatgctcatgtgcccaagaatcgggctactgaagaacaccaaaacaaccagcaggtggatcaggctgctaagattgaagtggctcaggtggacctggactggcaacataaaggtgaattatttatagcccgatgggcccatgacacctcaggccatcaaggtagagatgcaacctacagatgggctcgtgatcgaggggtggacctgaccatggacactatagcacaggttattcatgactgtgaaacatgtgctgcaatcaagcaagccaaacggtcaaaacctctttggtatggaggacgatggctgaaatataaatatggagaggcctggcagattgattacatcacactccctcaaacccgcaacggcaagcgccacgtacttacaatggtggaagcaaccaccggatggctggaaacatatcctgtgccccatgccaccgcccggaacactatcctgggccttgaaaagcaagtcttatggcgacatggcaccccagagagaattgagtcagacaacgggactcatttccgaaacaaccttatagacacttgggccaaagaacatggtattgagtgggtgtatcacatcccctatcatgcaccagcctctggaaaagttgaacgatacaatggactgttgaagactacactgaaagcaatgggtgctgggacattcaaaaattgggatacacatttggcaaaggccacctggttagtcaataccaggggatctgccaaccgagctggacctgcccaatcaaacctgttacgcactgtagaaggggataaagttcctgtagtgcacgtaagaaacatgctgggtaaaacagtctgggctactcctgcctcaggaaaaggcaaacccattcgtggaattgcttttgctcagggacctggatgcacttggtgggtaatgcaaaagaatggggaggtccggtgtgtacctcaaggggatttgatactgggtgagaatagcccatga